One segment of bacterium DNA contains the following:
- a CDS encoding phosphoglycerate kinase has protein sequence MIKSLQELELKEKRVFVRVDFNVPLDKQGVIQDDARIVASLPTLRHALAAGAKLIVASHLGRPKGQPDPKYSLMPVAARLSELLEREVTFPEDCVGDAVKKLVTEMREGEIILLENLRFHPEEEANDPIFSERLAALADVYINDAFGTLHRAHASTVGMVPLVKEKAAGLLVLKEVQVLSRLLHEPERPFIAILGGAKVSDKLGVIENLLRLVDGLLIGGAMAYTFLKAQGVEVGNSLVEDAKIHTAAKLLERAKVKDIRFELPQDHVVGKELKPGTDFKTTSGPNIPQGWMGLDIGPKTVEEFAAQIAKAKTVLWNGPLGAFEIPPFEKGSVEIARALASCPGMTVVGGGDSLSAVKAAGVGEKLSHLSTGGGATLEFLEGKTLPGLKALEIESAT, from the coding sequence ATGATCAAAAGCCTTCAAGAATTGGAGCTCAAGGAGAAGCGGGTCTTCGTGCGGGTCGATTTCAACGTCCCGCTCGACAAGCAGGGCGTCATCCAGGACGACGCCCGCATCGTCGCCAGCCTGCCGACCTTGCGCCATGCCTTGGCGGCCGGGGCCAAGCTCATCGTCGCTTCCCACTTGGGCCGGCCCAAGGGCCAGCCCGATCCCAAATACAGCCTGATGCCGGTGGCGGCGCGGCTCTCCGAGCTCTTGGAGCGCGAGGTGACCTTTCCCGAGGATTGCGTCGGCGACGCCGTCAAGAAGCTGGTCACCGAGATGCGCGAAGGCGAGATCATCCTCTTGGAGAACCTCCGCTTCCATCCCGAGGAAGAGGCCAACGATCCGATTTTCAGCGAGCGCCTGGCGGCGCTGGCCGACGTCTACATCAACGACGCTTTCGGCACCCTCCACCGGGCCCATGCTTCGACGGTGGGAATGGTCCCGCTGGTCAAGGAGAAGGCGGCCGGCCTCTTGGTCCTCAAGGAAGTTCAGGTCTTGAGCCGTTTGCTCCACGAGCCGGAGCGGCCCTTCATCGCGATCCTGGGCGGGGCCAAGGTTTCGGACAAGCTCGGCGTGATCGAGAACCTGCTTCGGCTGGTCGACGGCCTGCTGATCGGCGGCGCGATGGCTTACACTTTTTTGAAGGCCCAAGGCGTCGAGGTCGGCAACTCGCTGGTCGAGGACGCCAAGATTCACACCGCCGCCAAGCTCTTGGAGCGGGCCAAAGTGAAGGACATTCGCTTCGAGCTGCCCCAGGATCATGTCGTGGGGAAAGAGCTGAAGCCGGGGACCGATTTCAAGACCACCTCCGGTCCCAACATTCCCCAGGGCTGGATGGGGCTCGATATCGGGCCCAAGACCGTCGAGGAGTTCGCGGCCCAGATCGCCAAAGCCAAGACCGTGCTGTGGAACGGCCCGCTGGGCGCCTTTGAAATTCCGCCATTCGAAAAAGGCAGCGTCGAAATCGCCCGGGCCCTGGCTTCTTGCCCGGGAATGACCGTGGTCGGCGGCGGCGATTCGCTGTCGGCGGTGAAGGCCGCCGGGGTCGGCGAGAAGCTCAGCCATCTTTCGACCGGCGGCGGAGCCACCTTGGAATTTCTTGAGGGTAAAACTTTGCCGGGCCTCAAGGCCCTGGAAATCGAGAGCGCCACGTGA